In a single window of the Polynucleobacter sp. MWH-UH24A genome:
- a CDS encoding MFS transporter: MPNPPQTNPSYPKIATAACFGTFLEWYDFLTFATLAVAFAPLFFPSSDPVTGLLASLATFGAGMVVRPLGAAFFGSLGDRIGRRPVFLITITLMGGATFAVGFLPTYEQIGIWAPICLVSLRLLQGLSAGGEIGGSAIYLTEHAGITNRGLKTSVLQLMGPLGMLASILQLVLLNHYLDPESFKEWGWRVPFWFSIVLLLVALKVRMTLEETPIFKAMLAKGELAKSPLRDNFKDKETRKQMFLLFFCISSGGSVLFFCVQVYTGIFMKSALQMSSQIVDTLTITATLGLFPMVIIAGALSDKIGRRPVVITGLLLGTILIQPAYQFLQSLSMQSAPDYFLMSATLIALAIPLALVVGPQTALLAELFPARTRNSAATLPHNLAAGWIGGLLPLIVTWLNKEFASQLAGLWYPTIFLAIASIVAIFYLTESKDKNLIY; the protein is encoded by the coding sequence GTGCCAAATCCCCCACAAACCAACCCTTCTTATCCTAAAATCGCCACCGCTGCCTGTTTTGGCACCTTTCTAGAGTGGTACGACTTCCTCACCTTTGCCACCCTGGCAGTGGCCTTTGCCCCACTCTTTTTTCCAAGCTCCGACCCAGTGACAGGTCTCTTAGCCAGCCTTGCAACCTTTGGGGCTGGTATGGTGGTTAGACCCTTGGGTGCTGCATTCTTTGGCTCTCTCGGTGATCGCATTGGGCGTCGGCCGGTCTTTCTGATCACGATTACGCTAATGGGCGGAGCTACCTTTGCCGTGGGATTTTTACCCACCTATGAGCAAATCGGGATTTGGGCACCCATTTGCTTGGTAAGCCTACGACTTCTTCAAGGCCTATCTGCCGGCGGAGAAATTGGTGGAAGTGCCATTTACCTCACTGAGCATGCGGGCATTACAAACCGCGGGCTTAAAACAAGTGTCTTACAGCTTATGGGGCCACTTGGTATGCTGGCCTCAATCCTACAATTGGTGTTACTCAATCACTATTTGGATCCAGAGAGTTTCAAAGAATGGGGCTGGCGTGTGCCTTTCTGGTTCTCCATTGTTCTTCTGCTAGTTGCACTAAAGGTTCGGATGACCCTTGAAGAAACACCGATTTTTAAAGCGATGCTAGCTAAAGGCGAACTTGCTAAATCGCCACTGCGCGATAACTTTAAAGATAAAGAAACTCGTAAACAAATGTTTCTGTTGTTTTTTTGTATCTCATCCGGTGGATCCGTGCTCTTTTTCTGTGTACAGGTCTACACCGGCATCTTCATGAAATCTGCCTTACAAATGAGTTCGCAAATTGTAGATACCCTCACCATCACCGCAACACTCGGCCTCTTTCCGATGGTGATTATTGCAGGAGCACTCTCGGACAAGATTGGGAGGCGACCTGTGGTAATTACGGGGCTATTGCTCGGAACAATACTAATTCAGCCCGCCTATCAATTTCTGCAAAGCCTATCAATGCAAAGCGCCCCTGATTATTTTCTAATGAGCGCTACTCTAATTGCACTCGCAATACCGCTTGCATTAGTTGTGGGTCCTCAAACAGCACTTTTAGCAGAGCTGTTTCCAGCAAGAACACGCAATAGTGCAGCAACATTACCACATAACCTAGCAGCTGGATGGATTGGGGGACTGCTGCCGTTAATTGTGACCTGGCTGAATAAGGAATTTGCGAGTCAGCTTGCAGGGCTTTGGTATCCAACTATCTTTTTAGCGATTGCAAGTATTGTGGCAATTTTTTATTTAACGGAAAGTAAGGATAAAAACTTAATTTATTAA
- a CDS encoding phasin family protein: protein MNQDQVAAKLSQIQSKNLETVFSLSEAALENAQKLVELNYDASKAALSNAQENIQQVLSAKDPKQVTELLQADTLQDVGNQAIAHQRKVTKVLRESGKEFADVVEASIEQAQAGMQDWVNTLAANAPAGSDVFVSAFKTSMNSVMQGIEQFREASKDALATVEKSADQAFEAFQGQLAQVKKAAAPAKVRKAA from the coding sequence ATGAATCAAGATCAAGTCGCAGCAAAATTGTCGCAAATCCAGAGCAAGAACCTCGAGACCGTATTTTCATTGAGCGAAGCTGCTCTTGAGAATGCTCAAAAACTCGTTGAACTAAATTACGATGCTTCTAAAGCTGCGTTGTCAAATGCTCAAGAGAACATCCAGCAAGTATTGAGTGCAAAAGATCCCAAGCAAGTAACCGAACTTTTGCAAGCCGATACTTTGCAAGACGTTGGCAACCAAGCCATTGCTCATCAGCGCAAAGTAACTAAAGTATTGCGTGAGAGCGGTAAAGAGTTTGCTGATGTCGTAGAAGCTAGCATTGAGCAAGCTCAAGCTGGTATGCAAGATTGGGTAAATACCTTGGCTGCAAATGCACCTGCTGGTTCGGATGTGTTTGTATCTGCATTCAAAACCTCGATGAACTCAGTGATGCAAGGTATTGAGCAGTTCCGTGAGGCTAGCAAAGATGCATTGGCTACCGTTGAGAAATCGGCTGACCAAGCATTTGAAGCATTCCAAGGCCAATTGGCTCAAGTGAAAAAAGCGGCTGCCCCTGCAAAGGTTCGTAAAGCTGCTTAA
- the rmuC gene encoding DNA recombination protein RmuC, translating to MTDLPTLITIVALGIAIGLGMYVAILRSNQNQQQGAIAELTTQLEHIRVERDRALQRAIRLEAELDSERKQVQHRIDSLNETKEALTNQFKNLANEILEDKTKKFTEQNAQQLDLLLKPLQTKLTEFKEQVSNSYEKESRERFALKHEIERLANLNLKMSDEARSLTNALKGDSKIQGNWGELVLESILESSGLRKGEEYLVQDRHTQADGSRLQPDVIIKLPEGRHLVIDSKVSITAYARHTEAASTDEADKELLAHIQSIRQHIQGLSGKNYAGIADIASVDFVLMFIPIEPAFLSALKSAPNLYQEALSKNIVLVCPSTLMATLRTVAHLWRQDQQNKNAMEIARQCANLYDKFVGFVEDLEQIGKRLDQAQSSYHDAFNKLKSGKGNLINTAEKVKILGIKPSKSLNSNLLNLETDE from the coding sequence ATGACAGACCTTCCTACCCTGATTACCATTGTTGCCCTTGGCATTGCCATCGGCCTTGGAATGTATGTTGCTATTCTTCGATCCAATCAGAATCAACAGCAAGGCGCTATTGCGGAGCTAACCACCCAGTTAGAGCACATTAGGGTGGAGCGTGATCGAGCCCTCCAGCGCGCCATTCGCCTAGAAGCTGAATTGGATTCAGAGCGTAAGCAAGTTCAACATCGGATTGATTCATTAAATGAGACCAAGGAGGCGCTCACCAATCAGTTTAAGAATCTCGCCAATGAGATTTTGGAAGATAAAACTAAGAAGTTCACGGAGCAAAATGCCCAGCAGCTCGATCTTTTGCTAAAGCCTCTACAAACTAAGCTCACCGAGTTCAAGGAACAAGTGAGCAACTCCTACGAAAAAGAATCGAGGGAACGCTTTGCTCTCAAGCACGAGATTGAGCGTCTAGCTAATCTCAACCTCAAGATGTCGGATGAGGCACGATCGCTTACCAATGCACTAAAGGGCGACTCCAAGATCCAAGGCAACTGGGGAGAACTGGTTCTGGAATCCATCCTGGAGTCTTCGGGCTTACGTAAAGGCGAAGAGTATCTAGTTCAAGATCGCCATACTCAAGCCGATGGTAGCCGCTTACAACCCGATGTCATTATTAAGTTGCCAGAGGGTCGCCACCTCGTAATCGATAGCAAAGTATCCATCACAGCCTATGCCAGACATACTGAGGCAGCCAGTACGGATGAAGCCGATAAGGAGCTGCTGGCTCACATTCAATCGATTCGGCAACACATTCAAGGTCTATCTGGTAAGAACTATGCCGGGATTGCGGATATCGCCAGTGTGGACTTTGTATTAATGTTTATTCCCATTGAGCCGGCATTTTTAAGCGCTCTTAAATCAGCGCCCAATCTTTATCAAGAGGCGCTCAGTAAAAATATTGTCTTGGTATGCCCCAGCACTCTCATGGCCACCTTGCGAACGGTTGCCCACTTATGGAGACAGGATCAACAGAATAAAAATGCCATGGAGATCGCCCGTCAGTGCGCCAACCTCTATGACAAGTTTGTAGGCTTTGTGGAAGACCTTGAGCAAATCGGCAAACGTTTAGACCAAGCTCAATCCAGTTATCATGATGCCTTTAATAAACTTAAATCGGGTAAAGGGAATTTGATTAATACAGCAGAGAAAGTAAAAATATTGGGAATAAAACCAAGTAAATCTTTAAATAGTAATTTGCTTAATCTAGAAACAGATGAATGA
- the grxD gene encoding Grx4 family monothiol glutaredoxin, translating to MSDTQAKIKEIVTSHPVVLFMKGTAQFPQCGFSGNAVNILRACGLETLHTVNVFDDEAIRQGIKEYANWPTIPQLYVNGEFIGGSDIMTEMYQSGELKKLLGL from the coding sequence ATGAGTGATACCCAAGCCAAGATCAAAGAAATTGTGACCAGCCATCCCGTGGTCCTGTTTATGAAGGGTACCGCACAGTTCCCGCAATGCGGCTTCTCAGGGAATGCCGTGAATATCTTACGTGCCTGTGGCCTAGAGACCTTGCATACCGTCAATGTCTTTGATGATGAAGCCATTCGTCAGGGCATTAAAGAGTATGCAAACTGGCCAACCATCCCTCAGCTCTATGTCAATGGCGAGTTCATTGGTGGTTCAGACATCATGACCGAGATGTACCAGAGCGGCGAACTCAAAAAACTCCTCGGTCTTTGA
- the prmC gene encoding peptide chain release factor N(5)-glutamine methyltransferase has product MANTIAALLESTRLNKTDAKALLAYLLDKHLGWPRSALISRDQESLPNELLIAWQSLEAQRASGVPVAYLTGRKGFHGIELKVNEAVLIPRPETELLVDLALEEMQRIHAKVPNQVIQILDLGTGSGAIALAIAHECAISKASINLGILGVDQSSDAIELARENAKALGLNHIVEFLQSNWYDAIPDRYQTSCDVIVSNPPYIQKDDPHLHEGDLRYEPRSALSDDGDGLSCIREIVSHAHHYLKPGGLIAIEHGYDQAATVATLLESHAFHDVGALADLAGHLRVTQARK; this is encoded by the coding sequence ATGGCCAACACGATTGCCGCTCTTCTCGAGAGCACTAGACTCAATAAAACCGATGCCAAGGCGCTACTGGCGTATTTGCTTGACAAACATTTAGGTTGGCCGCGCTCAGCACTGATTTCTAGAGATCAAGAATCCCTCCCCAATGAACTTCTCATCGCCTGGCAATCTCTAGAAGCCCAGCGCGCATCTGGGGTGCCCGTGGCTTACCTCACAGGAAGGAAAGGTTTTCATGGGATTGAACTCAAGGTCAACGAAGCGGTATTAATCCCCCGCCCAGAGACTGAGCTCTTGGTGGATCTTGCACTAGAAGAAATGCAGCGTATTCATGCGAAAGTTCCTAATCAGGTCATTCAGATTCTGGATTTGGGAACGGGCTCTGGAGCAATTGCTCTAGCGATTGCCCATGAATGCGCCATCAGTAAAGCGTCGATCAATCTAGGCATTCTAGGGGTTGATCAATCGAGTGATGCGATTGAACTCGCGCGAGAGAACGCCAAAGCCTTGGGGCTTAATCATATAGTCGAGTTTTTGCAAAGCAATTGGTATGACGCAATACCCGATCGATACCAAACCTCATGTGACGTGATCGTCAGTAATCCTCCCTACATTCAAAAGGACGACCCCCATTTACACGAGGGCGATCTACGCTATGAGCCCAGATCGGCGCTCAGTGATGATGGCGATGGCCTGTCTTGCATTCGGGAGATTGTGAGTCATGCCCATCATTACTTAAAGCCTGGTGGCCTGATTGCCATCGAGCATGGCTATGATCAGGCGGCTACGGTTGCAACGCTTCTGGAAAGCCATGCCTTTCATGATGTTGGCGCTCTTGCCGATCTAGCGGGGCATTTACGAGTCACGCAGGCCAGAAAATAA
- the prfA gene encoding peptide chain release factor 1 gives MKSSMRAKLEHLDARLAELNTILMQEDSAKDMDVYRKLTREHADISTVVEQFGLYKKAESDAKAASEMRLDPEMKDFADEEEKDAQARMAELEKSLQTLLLPKDEDDGRNIFLEIRAGTGGDESALFAADLLRMYTRYAERQGWKTEIVSQAESDLGGYKEVIVRLAGNDVYAKMKFESGGHRVQRVPQTETQGRIHTSACTVAVMPEVDEIESVKINPAEIRIDTFRASGAGGQHINKTDSAVRITHLPTGIVVECQDDRSQHRNKDQAMKVLVSRIMDAQRHAQQQEQAQTRKSLVGTGDRSDRIRTYNFPQGRITDHRINLTLYKIDAMMDGDIGDLLNALAAEHQAELLAAMGDA, from the coding sequence ATGAAATCCAGCATGCGTGCCAAGCTGGAGCATCTGGATGCCCGTTTGGCTGAACTCAATACCATTTTGATGCAAGAAGACTCCGCCAAGGATATGGATGTCTATCGCAAACTCACGCGCGAGCATGCCGATATTTCAACGGTGGTGGAGCAATTTGGGCTTTACAAAAAAGCGGAGTCTGATGCAAAGGCTGCGAGCGAAATGCGCCTTGACCCTGAAATGAAGGACTTTGCCGACGAAGAAGAAAAAGATGCACAAGCGCGCATGGCCGAGCTTGAGAAAAGCCTGCAAACCCTTTTGCTGCCCAAAGACGAAGACGATGGGCGCAATATCTTTTTAGAGATTCGAGCGGGAACTGGCGGTGATGAAAGTGCGTTGTTTGCTGCTGATCTACTACGAATGTATACCCGCTATGCTGAACGTCAAGGCTGGAAAACCGAGATTGTCAGTCAAGCTGAGTCTGATCTTGGGGGCTATAAAGAGGTGATCGTGCGCTTAGCTGGTAATGATGTCTATGCCAAGATGAAGTTTGAGTCAGGTGGCCATCGGGTACAGCGCGTCCCGCAAACTGAGACTCAGGGACGGATTCATACATCGGCCTGCACGGTTGCGGTCATGCCCGAAGTGGATGAAATCGAGAGCGTCAAGATTAATCCAGCCGAGATCCGCATCGACACCTTTCGGGCATCGGGTGCCGGCGGTCAACACATTAATAAAACAGACTCCGCAGTACGGATCACTCACCTTCCCACCGGAATAGTGGTGGAGTGCCAAGACGATCGCAGCCAACATCGCAATAAAGATCAAGCGATGAAGGTCCTGGTCTCACGCATCATGGATGCCCAACGGCATGCGCAGCAGCAAGAACAAGCCCAAACCCGCAAATCCTTAGTGGGTACTGGTGATCGCAGTGACCGAATTCGTACCTACAACTTTCCCCAGGGCCGAATTACCGATCACCGCATCAATCTAACCCTCTACAAAATTGACGCCATGATGGATGGTGATATTGGCGATCTATTAAATGCTCTCGCAGCAGAGCATCAAGCTGAACTGTTAGCCGCTATGGGCGATGCGTAA